The Triticum urartu cultivar G1812 unplaced genomic scaffold, Tu2.1 TuUngrouped_contig_6975, whole genome shotgun sequence genome window below encodes:
- the LOC125531342 gene encoding rust resistance kinase Lr10-like isoform X2, protein MGNPGAFHHSITLQSFTVFFLLAVFVADYHVQGGDDGCSLFSCGYLRDISYPFRRRGDPRECGVEEYELGCTSSKATIHINTGTYYVTAINYTGSYFWVMDPNFNTSTSCPLPLWNHLPYLGYFGRIDSVSPPGFRYLVSQIYDIACFANCSRAVTGNSAYKPVACLSANNSHVYVWVSNYTHCVVEDLEPYCGYLAEIPFGDEYSSDWRQLQNASYAEITQHISKGFTVQFPVPVYLEPSASEKLRKNINLCLNNSISYFKEQISGTSIISWTHAMFWSEVHFLECVSSVLCRFLLAPLAVWIFLAYKYMKTRIIIDAVEKFLRIQQMIGPARYSYTDIIAVTSHFRDKLGQGGYGSVYKGVLLPGGVHVAVKMLEGNSNCNGEDFISEVSTIGRIHHVNVVRLVGFCSEEMRRALVYEYMPNGSLDKYIFSTEKSFSWDKLNEIALGIARGINYLHQGCDMQILHFDIKPHNILLDSNFIPKVADFGLAKLYPRGDSFVPLSAMRGTIGYIAPEMISRSFGVISSKSDVYSFGMLLLEMAGGRRNADPNMGSSSQAYYPSWVYDQLTREEAGEISAVAVDMHELEKKLCIVGLWCIQMRSRDRPTMSEVIEILEAGVDGLQMPSRPFFCDEGHIHVEDSYQFTSELTAVSEEEFSAVSEEDDV, encoded by the exons ATGGGGAACCCTGGTGCATTTCATCATTCTATTACCCTACAATCCTTCACTGTCTTCTTCCTTCTTGCTGTTTTTGTAGCAGATTATCATGTCCAGGGAGGAGATGATGGATGCTCACTGTTCTCCTGTGGATATCTCCGAGACATATCATATCCTTTCCGTCGGCGAGGTGATCCTCGTGAGTGCGGTGTTGAAGAATACGAGCTGGGTTGCACCAGTAGCAAGGCTACGATTCACATCAACACAGGAACATACTATGTGACTGCCATCAACTACACCGGTTCCTACTTCTGGGTCATGGATCCTAACTTCAATACCAGTACCAGCTGCCCTCTTCCACTGTGGAATCACCTTCCTTACCTTGGATACTTTGGCAGAATTGATTCAGTTTCACCACCTGGCTTTCGGTATTTGGTCTCTCAAATCTATGACATAGCATGTTTTGCTAATTGTTCGCGAGCAGTAACGGGTAATAGTGCATACAAGCCCGTTGCTTGCCTGAGTGCCAACAATTCACATGTTTATGTCTGGGTGTCTAATTACACACACTGTGTGGTTGAAGATCTTGAACCTTATTGTGGATACCTGGCAGAGATTCCATTTGGTGACGAGTATTCTTCTGATTGGCGACAGCTACAGAATGCTAGTTATGCAGAAATCACACAGCACATTTCTAAGGGGTTTACTGTCCAGTTTCCTGTCCCGGTTTACTTGGAACCTTCTGCATCTGAGAAGTTAAGAAAGAACATCAATTTATGCCTCAACAATTCAATCAG CTACTTCAAGGAGCAAATATCTGGCACAAGCATTATTAGTTGGACTCATGCTATGTTCTGGAGTGAGGTGCACTTCTTAGAATGCGTGAGCTCTG TACTGTGCAGGTTCTTGTTGGCACCCCTGGCTGTATGGATATTCCTAGCCTACAAGTACATGAAAACAAGGATCATAATTGATGCAGTTGAGAAGTTCCTCAGGATTCAACAAATGATTGGCCCGGCGAGGTACTCCTACACAGATATAATTGCAGTCACAAGCCATTTCAGAGATAAATTGGGCCAAGGGGGCTACGGCTCTGTGTACAAGGGTGTGCTTCTTCCAGGTGGTGTCCATGTTGCCGTGAAGATGCTAGAGGGCAACTCAAACTGCAATGGAGAAGATTTCATCAGCGAGGTCTCCACCATCGGCAGGATCCACCATGTCAACGTTGTGCGTTTGGTGGGGTTTTGCTCGGAGGAAATGAGAAGGGCCTTAGTCTACGAGTACATGCCCAATGGTTCTCTGGACAAGTACATCTTCTCTACTGAGAAGAGCTTCTCTTGGGACAAGCTCAACGAGATCGCTCTGGGCATTGCCAGGGGGATCAACTACCTACACCAGGGGTGCGACATGCAGATTCTGCACTTTGACATCAAGCCGCACAACATTCTTCTCGACAGCAATTTCATTCCAAAGGTCGCCGATTTCGGGCTCGCCAAGCTGTACCCGAGGGGCGACAGTTTCGTGCCACTGAGTGCCATGCGGGGAACCATCGGCTACATAGCCCCCGAGATGATATCTCGGAGCTTCGGCGTCATATCCAGCAAGTCCGACGTGTACAGCTTCGGGATGTTGCTGCTGGAGATGGCCGGCGGGAGAAGGAATGCTGATCCAAACATGGGGTCCTCAAGCCAGGCGTACTACCCTTCATGGGTGTACGACCAGCTGACTCGGGAAGAAGCCGGCGAGATATCTGCTGTTGCTGTTGACATGCATGAGCTGGAGAAGAAGCTATGCATTGTCGGATTGTGGTGTATTCAGATGAGATCTCGTGATCGGCCGACGATGAGCGAGGTCATTGAGATCCTGGAGGCTGGGGTTGATGGCCTGCAGATGCCTTCGAGGCCGTTTTTCTGCGACGAAGGGCACATCCATGTGGAGGACTCTTACCAGTTCACTTCTGAGTTGACGGCAGTCTCAGAGGAGGAATTTAGTGCGGTGTCAGAGGAAGATGATGTGTGA
- the LOC125531342 gene encoding cysteine-rich receptor-like protein kinase 38 isoform X1 — protein sequence MGNPGAFHHSITLQSFTVFFLLAVFVADYHVQGGDDGCSLFSCGYLRDISYPFRRRGDPRECGVEEYELGCTSSKATIHINTGTYYVTAINYTGSYFWVMDPNFNTSTSCPLPLWNHLPYLGYFGRIDSVSPPGFRYLVSQIYDIACFANCSRAVTGNSAYKPVACLSANNSHVYVWVSNYTHCVVEDLEPYCGYLAEIPFGDEYSSDWRQLQNASYAEITQHISKGFTVQFPVPVYLEPSASEKLRKNINLCLNNSISYFKEQISGTSIISWTHAMFWSEVHFLECVSSGERYYTTKLVLIVAAIVSAISIPKFFFVLCRFLLAPLAVWIFLAYKYMKTRIIIDAVEKFLRIQQMIGPARYSYTDIIAVTSHFRDKLGQGGYGSVYKGVLLPGGVHVAVKMLEGNSNCNGEDFISEVSTIGRIHHVNVVRLVGFCSEEMRRALVYEYMPNGSLDKYIFSTEKSFSWDKLNEIALGIARGINYLHQGCDMQILHFDIKPHNILLDSNFIPKVADFGLAKLYPRGDSFVPLSAMRGTIGYIAPEMISRSFGVISSKSDVYSFGMLLLEMAGGRRNADPNMGSSSQAYYPSWVYDQLTREEAGEISAVAVDMHELEKKLCIVGLWCIQMRSRDRPTMSEVIEILEAGVDGLQMPSRPFFCDEGHIHVEDSYQFTSELTAVSEEEFSAVSEEDDV from the exons ATGGGGAACCCTGGTGCATTTCATCATTCTATTACCCTACAATCCTTCACTGTCTTCTTCCTTCTTGCTGTTTTTGTAGCAGATTATCATGTCCAGGGAGGAGATGATGGATGCTCACTGTTCTCCTGTGGATATCTCCGAGACATATCATATCCTTTCCGTCGGCGAGGTGATCCTCGTGAGTGCGGTGTTGAAGAATACGAGCTGGGTTGCACCAGTAGCAAGGCTACGATTCACATCAACACAGGAACATACTATGTGACTGCCATCAACTACACCGGTTCCTACTTCTGGGTCATGGATCCTAACTTCAATACCAGTACCAGCTGCCCTCTTCCACTGTGGAATCACCTTCCTTACCTTGGATACTTTGGCAGAATTGATTCAGTTTCACCACCTGGCTTTCGGTATTTGGTCTCTCAAATCTATGACATAGCATGTTTTGCTAATTGTTCGCGAGCAGTAACGGGTAATAGTGCATACAAGCCCGTTGCTTGCCTGAGTGCCAACAATTCACATGTTTATGTCTGGGTGTCTAATTACACACACTGTGTGGTTGAAGATCTTGAACCTTATTGTGGATACCTGGCAGAGATTCCATTTGGTGACGAGTATTCTTCTGATTGGCGACAGCTACAGAATGCTAGTTATGCAGAAATCACACAGCACATTTCTAAGGGGTTTACTGTCCAGTTTCCTGTCCCGGTTTACTTGGAACCTTCTGCATCTGAGAAGTTAAGAAAGAACATCAATTTATGCCTCAACAATTCAATCAG CTACTTCAAGGAGCAAATATCTGGCACAAGCATTATTAGTTGGACTCATGCTATGTTCTGGAGTGAGGTGCACTTCTTAGAATGCGTGAGCTCTGGTGAGCGCTACTACACAACAAAGTTGGTTTTGATTGTTGCAGCCATAGTATCTGCTATTAGCATCCCCAAGTTCTTTTTTG TACTGTGCAGGTTCTTGTTGGCACCCCTGGCTGTATGGATATTCCTAGCCTACAAGTACATGAAAACAAGGATCATAATTGATGCAGTTGAGAAGTTCCTCAGGATTCAACAAATGATTGGCCCGGCGAGGTACTCCTACACAGATATAATTGCAGTCACAAGCCATTTCAGAGATAAATTGGGCCAAGGGGGCTACGGCTCTGTGTACAAGGGTGTGCTTCTTCCAGGTGGTGTCCATGTTGCCGTGAAGATGCTAGAGGGCAACTCAAACTGCAATGGAGAAGATTTCATCAGCGAGGTCTCCACCATCGGCAGGATCCACCATGTCAACGTTGTGCGTTTGGTGGGGTTTTGCTCGGAGGAAATGAGAAGGGCCTTAGTCTACGAGTACATGCCCAATGGTTCTCTGGACAAGTACATCTTCTCTACTGAGAAGAGCTTCTCTTGGGACAAGCTCAACGAGATCGCTCTGGGCATTGCCAGGGGGATCAACTACCTACACCAGGGGTGCGACATGCAGATTCTGCACTTTGACATCAAGCCGCACAACATTCTTCTCGACAGCAATTTCATTCCAAAGGTCGCCGATTTCGGGCTCGCCAAGCTGTACCCGAGGGGCGACAGTTTCGTGCCACTGAGTGCCATGCGGGGAACCATCGGCTACATAGCCCCCGAGATGATATCTCGGAGCTTCGGCGTCATATCCAGCAAGTCCGACGTGTACAGCTTCGGGATGTTGCTGCTGGAGATGGCCGGCGGGAGAAGGAATGCTGATCCAAACATGGGGTCCTCAAGCCAGGCGTACTACCCTTCATGGGTGTACGACCAGCTGACTCGGGAAGAAGCCGGCGAGATATCTGCTGTTGCTGTTGACATGCATGAGCTGGAGAAGAAGCTATGCATTGTCGGATTGTGGTGTATTCAGATGAGATCTCGTGATCGGCCGACGATGAGCGAGGTCATTGAGATCCTGGAGGCTGGGGTTGATGGCCTGCAGATGCCTTCGAGGCCGTTTTTCTGCGACGAAGGGCACATCCATGTGGAGGACTCTTACCAGTTCACTTCTGAGTTGACGGCAGTCTCAGAGGAGGAATTTAGTGCGGTGTCAGAGGAAGATGATGTGTGA